In the Papio anubis isolate 15944 chromosome 15, Panubis1.0, whole genome shotgun sequence genome, one interval contains:
- the SHISA2 gene encoding protein shisa-2 homolog — MWGGRRSSVASSRNAASLLQLLLAALLAAGARASGEYCHGWLDAQGVWRIGFQCPERFDGGDATICCGSCALRYCCSSAEARLDQGGCDNDRQQGAGEPGRADKDGPDGSAVPIYVPFLIVGSVFVAFIILGSLVAACCCRCLRPKQDPQQSRAPGGNRLMETIPMIPSASTSRGSSSRQSSTAASSSSSANSGARAPPTRSQTNCCLPEGTMNNVYVNMPTNFSVLNCQQATQIVPHQGQYLHPPYVGYAVQHDSVPMTAVPPFMDGLQPGYRQIQSPFPHTNSEQKMYPAVTV; from the exons ATGTGGGGCGGTCGCCGCTCATCCGTCGCCTCCTCCCGGAACGCCGCTTCgctcctgcagctgctgctggccGCGCTGTTGGCGGCGGGGGCGAGGGCCAGCGGCGAGTACTGCCACGGCTGGCTGGACGCGCAGGGCGTCTGGCGCATCGGCTTCCAGTGTCCCGAGCGCTTCGACGGCGGCGACGCCACCATCTGCTGCGGCAGCTGCGCGTTGCGCTACTGCTGCTCCAGCGCCGAGGCGCGCCTGGACCAGGGCGGCTGCGACAACGACCGCCAGCAGGGCGCCGGCGAGCCTGGCAGGGCGGACAAAGACGGCCCCGACGGCTCGGCAG TGCCCATCTACGTGCCGTTCCTCATcgttggctctgtgtttgtcgcCTTTATCATCTTGGGGTCCCTGGTGGCAGCCTGTTGCTGCAGATGTCTCCGGCCTAAGCAGGATCCCCAACAGAGCCGAGCCCCAGGGGGTAACCGCTTGATGGAGACCATCCCCATGATCCCCAGTGCCAGCACCTCCCGGGGGTCATCCTCACGCCAGTCCAGCACAGCTGCCAGTTCCAGCTCCAGCGCCAACTCGGGGGCCCGGGCGCCCCCAACAAGGTCACAGACCAACTGTTGCTTGCCGGAAGGGACCATGAACAATGTGTATGTCAACATGCCCACGAATTTCTCGGTGCTGAACTGTCAGCAGGCCACCCAGATTGTGCCACATCAAGGGCAGTATCTGCATCCCCCATACGTGGGGTATGCGGTGCAGCATGACTCTGTGCCCATGACTGCTGTGCCACCTTTCATGGACGGCCTGCAGCCTGGCTACAGGCAGATTCAGTCCCCCTTCCCTCACACCAACAGTGAACAGAAGATGTACCCAGCGGTGACTGTATAA